One Chitinophagales bacterium genomic region harbors:
- a CDS encoding T9SS type A sorting domain-containing protein gives MKNKFTLNGRNNSLTAFIISFFTIIFFHSNAQFVNQVEYVSLFGPWNYGFGSNVDFSNFLNKSNRTVTSDVLILHGSTSGDHDNLMVLEFYLNDEKLFSLSDGSNPIISNHDVISTPNIGNLNMGLSQYYSGLNTGGIYRRAHNVDRDPNGSLIWYETRVPIPNDLLYLEDYSFEPGFVHFEDEGPDSNTGKGGWGSNFPVEMTGWGDINLGQNLSATAGCGKVTLSWNIQNTDAVDATSMRARIYKDDNLIKTVACVSGNNNEDILIADYNNHRYEVRVSYALDTYGNVTLNKREESTSQVSISAIPPLPAPFGFEATDDRCDGKIRLSWSWNQAAPASYEIDVIDYSSGSPAQVQTINSISGSSNSYIYDAPNRNLGYTFVIYANGTQCVGRGYPSSDVGIALDKPLAPSNLTVTQLPGTAHMELNWTDNSHAPSNEDNFRFIRSSSTGNADYIIPADDASYIDEFGAVCVPYTYILRSENVCGVSSSASISAVVAPQALDSTFRTHQFLASKGYFSNKVEMSWNLNNENQLTNVLLLRKRITEQDSAFVQLDLLDPAIKFYIDQTSDANVIYEYALVGRSQCNTNTFYSDTIRSVGFRSAFGTVAGQVNYTGGIAVKDVKITAESTGGYTGNSLLFDGTSSLQVANNSSLQVPDSFTIELWFNPISHASNFTLVYKLESYEIGLVGSNYEFSVYNSPTNKYTVSVPASMVNLNNYNQLTATLYNDTMRLYVNGVSTNYTVFSGSVNNNTIPITIGSAFQGNLDEFRYWNIGKDSITVLQDFSRQLSGAERGLKLYLKMNEGGGNYAYDFSHTGTSYNRNHAAFNGSGVQWSSTIPTASQLTTSSYTNASGNYVMIVPYNGIGETFVLTPSYSIHQFNPSTRVLFIGEGNSIHNNIDFEDISSFTVTGDLFYANTYCAVEGASLLIDGNAVVANGLPVTTDAVGAFEIQVPIGNHFITIAKNGHIMNIGRFPTSGTYNFQDDLAGIHFQDSTLIKVVGRVVGGLREAQYIPGLGKSTNNIGQAQIILTSQQGGGCYTDTLMTDINSGEYLTYLPPLRYIPTVTIPSNPTIDFGVLDLLDLNTVPQFTVAYDTLGYDSVNAIYSVDSFSYQKQLDYIYRQNPEIVVMDFERPDLPLIGLKEYNYVHPVTNDTISVDLTNPASSFNWPVFDARGENTEIKAYILVYEQYENLQTGIIDSVPTTDGKLEFNNELSQPGAHSVQMSDVNTLDSLKYLVYKFPIGKPNFTENLSIPEYSFTRKLEINLIKTNGTAIPWKPYNYNGTPTGIFNSVYDGIYRAYILGTKSDGQQFITSGPQIPEYVLRDPPGSNSFASREVGSTKTTENSWQWSLGGTTASTDKVFVGAKFSTGIGVEIESDMKNNFNFGFNTLATGGNSGTETTVTTNTQTWETNSVEFLPGRGSDMYIGKSKNVTFGISETLNLVPDSLCNKVECVGSPFANFSFAKTYGLSVVPGGYSTQFMYSENDIKDIIIPDLIELRNVMLQSNPKYTSHLPISDPNYGLNNDDSRVDASLPQLTSDQVIGYMMRLTDSLAYDTINGLNSILSVEKLAVPSGELNEVWQRLKDLENPSYQVMDGLSYTYNATNQQDSLTGDSVRWINNQIRQWELSIMLNEWEKVNINDAGIREKLKDRELTKLYDKYKTKLDAYKALVAISGIAQGVGGAVSVVPIPGTGLIGGYSFAIGSSTGIAAAEIYDDYASYQLQKQHIEDKFNQTSNNYSISGGNSFTSSITHESASTFTRNVEYGMEASLGVELETKVSNTGVGMSKSIGMNFSSGKDWSTTNSSTETVAFTLYDQDQADLFSVDVYPSFLGWGPVFKLRPGGRTACPHEDALLTEYYLDEPSNQSSNPNYPSFELSARTQQIEKVDISVAPSLLTNIPISDAAVFNLTLTNLSETNDDVIYRVKMDPASNPFGAYVKIDGNAPSTDVFINGGSSINKVLTIEKGPGPVYDYDSILILLHSICQYDPSAATNDFPDIVDSVYVSAHFLPTCTDVSFIVPSDQWVLNNSFNDTLPIAIDDYNINFFDFNSIRLDYKPTSSAQWIGLQTFYKDTTGLNNPAALEIPTNTAFTLWDWETDQIVDGNYDLRLVTECTLADKESATHTGVMDRINPHPFGTPSPADGILDPNDDILIRFNEPIDLGSLTSLNFDVRGVLNGSETSHASSLAFNGVNDNVEITAGAPLQNRDFTLELSVKRDALGAMTILSQGTDANEQIKFGFNTNNELEFTINGMSVTSNTSYTDNDWHYFAVAYNYDNETAELYEASQTTTASIINSGNTTLYPKYTGSGKMLIGKDATNNTAAFSGKIDDVRIWNETKTLSEFSLKKSKLLSSTESNLLYNWRFDESDGILIEDHVRARNGIISGATWAIEPSGNAIEFDGTNYLKVAKGDVNITEEMDYTLSFWFNSTQTTPATLLSTGKADGIASDSLYAWNIEKDANGMLHVLHNGMDFQASNSNLFDGEWHHFALVLNRLGNLTSYIDGNLENSVQALPYNDFGGPTMYVGARGFFTGSVETVDQNFEGKIDEIRFWDASRKFEQIKRDKHNRMQGDEYALRLYLPFENYALDPTGIPLLSITISEQIDSTTHTVQNVGSANIIADVPKLKIPRPVESIAFTYSVNNDEIIITPTTASGMIENVTLDITVKGVKDLHGNKMQSPKTWIAYVDKNQVIWQDDVLSFDKAVGEPLSFTSAVVNQGGAAKDFDIENIPSWLSVTPLTATIAPNSIMPINFTLDPYMNIGDYTNDVQLLTDFGFPENLTINVKVRDEEPNWTVDPAQYTNSMSIIGYLKIKDVVSSDEEDMLAAFVNGECRGVTHLQYEPLMDRYYAYLDIYSNLNAGEDITFKIWDASSGTLFSEVNPNVIPFVSNTLIGTINTPQLFETNYSIAVEVPLNSGWNWVADFLLNKDSMDLDKTLESLESVTGDEIKGQEEFSNYLEGNGWVGALNNVGIKPEEAYKIKVNQIDTLVLVGDVLDPTNRTIDLKQGWNWIGFISIRNQSVTDALGNLNPTDGDIIKGKSQFAVYNPQLGWVGSLQAMIPGKGYMYYSNTPTSFVYPIAGMFKSGGVIEENLYVSDTWVVENGKYASNMTNILALDNNSCEYLIGNENLTIGAFDQLDECRGVNEISLSKEQGYSFLTIAGNQEEVLGLQLLDEATQQVYPIQESITYTINKHLGTLQNPIKISVSEETCMKMQVNAGEIKELFKVYPTVIEGKTTVDYIALENDTKAKLTLYNIWGQEAVVQNVNLEAGFNRLNIDLGQLHLAGGMYHLVLTTGDSSETVKLIKE, from the coding sequence ATGAAAAACAAATTTACTTTAAATGGAAGAAATAATTCTTTAACAGCTTTTATTATTTCTTTTTTCACTATTATATTTTTTCATTCTAATGCTCAATTTGTAAATCAAGTCGAGTATGTAAGCTTATTTGGTCCTTGGAATTATGGATTTGGTAGTAATGTGGATTTTAGTAACTTTTTGAATAAAAGTAATAGGACAGTAACAAGTGATGTTTTAATTTTACATGGTAGCACAAGCGGAGACCATGATAACTTAATGGTGTTAGAATTTTATTTGAATGATGAAAAATTGTTTTCTCTAAGTGATGGCAGTAACCCTATTATTAGTAATCATGATGTTATTAGTACTCCTAATATCGGGAATCTCAATATGGGATTATCTCAATATTATAGTGGTTTAAATACGGGGGGAATATACAGAAGGGCACACAATGTAGATAGGGACCCTAATGGAAGCCTTATATGGTATGAAACAAGAGTGCCAATACCTAATGATTTGTTGTATTTAGAGGATTATAGTTTTGAGCCGGGATTTGTTCATTTTGAAGATGAAGGACCCGATTCAAATACGGGCAAAGGTGGTTGGGGATCTAATTTTCCTGTAGAAATGACAGGCTGGGGAGATATAAATTTAGGACAAAATTTATCTGCTACTGCCGGTTGTGGAAAAGTAACTTTATCTTGGAATATACAAAATACGGATGCTGTAGATGCTACATCAATGAGAGCAAGAATATATAAGGATGATAATCTTATAAAAACAGTAGCTTGTGTTTCTGGTAATAATAATGAGGACATACTAATTGCTGATTATAATAACCATAGGTATGAAGTAAGGGTGTCTTATGCTTTAGATACTTATGGTAATGTAACATTAAATAAAAGAGAGGAATCTACTAGCCAAGTATCAATATCAGCTATACCTCCTTTACCTGCTCCTTTTGGTTTTGAAGCTACAGATGATAGATGTGATGGTAAAATAAGATTGTCATGGTCATGGAATCAAGCGGCTCCGGCAAGTTATGAAATTGATGTTATTGATTATTCTTCTGGAAGTCCTGCTCAGGTTCAAACTATTAACTCAATTTCAGGATCAAGTAATTCTTATATATATGATGCACCTAATAGAAATTTAGGTTATACATTTGTGATATATGCTAATGGCACTCAATGTGTAGGAAGAGGGTATCCTTCATCAGATGTTGGAATAGCACTAGACAAACCATTAGCCCCTTCAAATTTAACAGTAACTCAATTGCCGGGTACTGCCCATATGGAATTAAATTGGACAGATAATTCACATGCACCTTCTAATGAAGATAACTTTAGGTTTATACGCTCTTCATCTACAGGAAATGCTGATTATATTATTCCCGCTGATGATGCTTCTTATATTGATGAATTTGGAGCAGTATGCGTACCTTATACGTATATATTGCGTTCAGAAAATGTTTGTGGTGTTAGTTCATCTGCAAGTATTAGTGCAGTAGTTGCTCCTCAAGCATTAGATAGTACTTTTAGAACACATCAGTTTTTAGCTTCAAAAGGTTATTTTTCTAATAAAGTAGAAATGTCTTGGAATTTGAATAATGAAAATCAACTTACCAATGTATTGCTATTAAGAAAAAGAATTACGGAGCAAGATAGTGCTTTTGTACAATTAGATTTATTAGATCCTGCTATTAAATTTTATATAGATCAAACATCAGATGCCAATGTTATTTATGAATATGCATTAGTGGGGCGTTCGCAGTGTAATACCAATACTTTTTATAGTGATACTATAAGATCTGTAGGTTTTAGAAGTGCTTTTGGTACAGTAGCAGGTCAGGTTAATTATACTGGAGGTATAGCTGTAAAAGACGTAAAAATTACAGCAGAAAGTACAGGTGGATATACAGGAAACTCTCTATTATTTGATGGAACATCTTCTTTGCAAGTTGCTAATAATTCTTCGCTTCAAGTACCTGATTCTTTTACAATAGAGTTGTGGTTTAACCCTATATCTCATGCCTCAAATTTTACTTTAGTTTATAAGTTAGAAAGCTACGAGATAGGCTTGGTAGGTAGTAATTATGAATTTAGTGTTTATAATTCTCCTACAAATAAATATACAGTTAGTGTTCCGGCATCTATGGTAAATTTGAATAATTATAATCAGCTAACTGCAACTCTATACAACGATACTATGCGATTATATGTTAATGGAGTAAGTACAAATTATACTGTTTTTAGTGGAAGTGTAAATAATAACACCATTCCAATAACTATTGGTAGTGCGTTTCAAGGTAATTTAGACGAGTTTAGATATTGGAATATAGGAAAGGATTCTATTACTGTTTTACAAGATTTTTCAAGACAACTTAGTGGTGCAGAAAGGGGCTTGAAACTATATTTAAAAATGAATGAAGGTGGAGGAAATTATGCTTATGATTTTTCACATACAGGAACAAGCTACAATAGGAATCATGCTGCTTTTAATGGTAGTGGTGTACAATGGAGTAGTACTATACCTACAGCTTCGCAGCTAACAACATCTTCATATACAAATGCTAGTGGAAACTATGTAATGATAGTACCATATAATGGTATTGGAGAAACATTTGTTTTAACCCCTAGTTATTCAATACATCAGTTTAACCCAAGTACAAGAGTATTGTTTATAGGAGAAGGGAATAGCATACATAATAATATAGATTTTGAAGATATTTCATCTTTTACAGTTACTGGAGATTTGTTTTATGCTAATACCTATTGTGCCGTAGAAGGGGCATCTTTGTTAATAGATGGAAATGCAGTGGTAGCTAATGGACTTCCTGTTACAACAGATGCAGTTGGAGCTTTTGAAATACAAGTGCCTATAGGTAACCATTTTATTACTATTGCCAAAAATGGGCATATTATGAATATAGGACGTTTTCCCACTTCAGGAACATATAATTTTCAAGATGATTTAGCCGGAATTCATTTTCAAGATTCTACATTAATAAAAGTAGTTGGTCGTGTAGTAGGAGGATTAAGAGAAGCTCAATACATACCGGGGTTAGGAAAAAGTACAAATAATATTGGTCAAGCACAAATAATTTTAACATCTCAGCAGGGTGGTGGTTGTTATACAGATACATTAATGACTGATATTAATTCTGGAGAATACCTTACTTATTTACCTCCTTTACGATACATACCTACAGTTACTATTCCAAGTAATCCTACTATAGATTTCGGTGTATTAGATTTACTAGATTTGAATACAGTACCTCAGTTTACAGTTGCTTATGATACTTTAGGATACGATTCTGTAAATGCAATTTATAGTGTAGATTCTTTTAGCTACCAAAAACAATTAGATTATATTTATAGACAAAATCCAGAGATAGTAGTTATGGATTTTGAACGACCTGATTTACCTCTAATTGGATTGAAAGAATATAATTATGTTCATCCAGTTACAAATGATACAATATCTGTAGATTTAACGAATCCTGCAAGTTCATTTAACTGGCCAGTATTTGATGCAAGAGGAGAGAATACTGAAATTAAAGCTTATATTTTAGTTTACGAACAGTATGAAAATCTTCAAACTGGAATTATTGATAGTGTTCCAACAACAGATGGTAAACTTGAGTTTAATAATGAGTTATCTCAACCGGGTGCTCATAGTGTTCAAATGAGTGATGTTAATACCTTAGACTCGCTAAAATACTTAGTTTACAAATTTCCTATTGGTAAACCTAATTTTACAGAAAACTTATCTATACCGGAATATAGTTTTACCAGGAAACTAGAAATTAATTTAATAAAAACAAACGGAACGGCTATTCCATGGAAACCATATAATTATAATGGGACACCTACAGGTATTTTTAATAGTGTTTATGATGGAATATATAGAGCTTATATATTAGGGACTAAATCAGACGGTCAGCAGTTTATTACTTCTGGACCTCAAATTCCAGAATATGTTTTAAGAGACCCTCCAGGCAGTAATAGTTTTGCAAGTAGAGAAGTTGGTAGTACAAAAACTACAGAAAACTCTTGGCAATGGAGCTTGGGTGGTACAACGGCTTCTACAGATAAAGTTTTTGTTGGAGCTAAGTTTTCAACAGGAATTGGAGTTGAGATAGAATCAGATATGAAAAATAATTTTAATTTTGGATTTAATACACTAGCTACGGGAGGTAATTCAGGAACAGAAACAACGGTTACAACCAATACACAAACATGGGAAACAAATTCAGTTGAATTTTTACCAGGGAGAGGTAGCGATATGTATATAGGAAAATCAAAAAATGTAACTTTTGGTATATCAGAAACATTGAATCTTGTGCCAGATTCATTGTGTAATAAGGTTGAGTGTGTAGGTAGTCCTTTTGCTAATTTTTCATTTGCTAAAACTTATGGTTTATCAGTAGTGCCGGGTGGGTATAGTACTCAATTTATGTATAGTGAAAATGATATAAAAGATATCATTATACCAGATTTAATAGAATTGAGAAATGTAATGTTACAATCTAATCCAAAATATACTTCACATTTACCTATATCAGATCCTAATTATGGTTTAAACAATGACGATTCAAGAGTAGATGCATCTTTACCTCAACTGACAAGTGACCAAGTGATTGGATATATGATGAGATTGACAGATTCTTTGGCTTATGACACTATTAATGGATTAAATTCTATACTATCTGTTGAAAAATTGGCTGTGCCATCTGGCGAGTTAAATGAAGTTTGGCAAAGGTTAAAAGATTTAGAAAATCCTTCATATCAAGTTATGGATGGACTTAGTTACACATATAATGCAACAAATCAACAGGACTCATTAACAGGAGATAGTGTACGTTGGATTAATAATCAAATTAGGCAATGGGAATTATCTATAATGCTTAATGAGTGGGAAAAAGTTAATATTAATGATGCAGGCATTAGAGAAAAATTAAAAGATAGAGAATTAACAAAATTGTATGATAAATACAAAACGAAATTAGATGCATATAAAGCTTTAGTAGCAATTTCAGGAATAGCACAAGGAGTTGGCGGAGCTGTAAGTGTTGTTCCTATTCCTGGAACAGGATTGATAGGAGGTTATAGTTTTGCCATAGGAAGTAGTACTGGAATAGCCGCAGCAGAAATTTATGATGATTATGCTAGTTATCAATTGCAAAAGCAACATATTGAAGATAAGTTTAACCAAACAAGTAATAATTATTCTATAAGTGGGGGAAATAGTTTTACATCATCAATTACTCACGAAAGTGCTTCTACTTTTACAAGAAATGTAGAATACGGTATGGAAGCAAGCTTAGGTGTAGAATTAGAAACTAAAGTAAGCAATACAGGTGTTGGAATGTCTAAAAGTATCGGTATGAATTTTTCTTCCGGGAAAGATTGGAGTACCACTAATAGTTCTACTGAAACAGTGGCTTTTACTTTGTATGACCAAGACCAAGCAGATTTATTTTCAGTAGATGTTTATCCTTCATTTTTAGGTTGGGGACCTGTTTTTAAACTAAGACCTGGAGGTAGAACAGCGTGTCCGCATGAAGATGCTTTATTAACGGAGTATTACTTAGATGAACCTTCTAATCAAAGTTCAAATCCTAATTATCCATCTTTTGAGCTAAGTGCTAGAACTCAGCAAATAGAGAAAGTAGATATTAGTGTAGCACCATCATTACTAACAAATATACCAATAAGTGATGCAGCTGTATTTAATTTAACGCTAACTAACTTATCAGAAACAAATGATGATGTTATTTATAGAGTAAAAATGGATCCTGCCAGTAATCCTTTTGGTGCGTATGTAAAAATAGATGGTAATGCTCCTTCAACAGATGTATTTATAAATGGTGGTTCATCTATCAATAAAGTATTAACTATAGAAAAAGGTCCAGGCCCCGTTTATGATTACGATAGTATATTGATTTTATTACATTCAATATGTCAGTATGACCCTAGTGCTGCTACAAATGATTTTCCAGATATTGTTGATAGCGTATATGTAAGTGCTCATTTTTTACCTACTTGTACCGATGTGAGTTTTATTGTTCCTTCAGACCAATGGGTATTAAACAATAGTTTTAATGATACATTGCCTATAGCAATAGATGATTATAACATTAATTTCTTTGACTTTAATAGCATTAGGTTAGATTATAAACCAACATCATCAGCACAATGGATAGGCTTGCAAACTTTCTATAAAGATACAACTGGCTTAAATAATCCTGCTGCACTTGAAATTCCTACTAATACTGCATTTACTTTATGGGATTGGGAAACAGACCAAATTGTAGATGGTAATTATGATTTGCGTTTAGTAACAGAATGTACCTTAGCCGATAAAGAATCAGCTACTCATACAGGTGTAATGGACAGAATAAATCCACATCCGTTTGGTACACCAAGTCCTGCAGATGGTATATTAGATCCTAATGACGATATACTTATTAGATTTAACGAACCTATAGATTTAGGCAGTTTAACTTCTTTAAATTTTGATGTAAGAGGTGTATTAAACGGTTCAGAAACCAGCCACGCCAGTAGCTTAGCTTTTAATGGTGTAAATGATAATGTAGAAATAACAGCCGGAGCACCATTGCAAAACAGAGATTTTACACTTGAGTTGTCTGTTAAACGAGATGCTTTAGGAGCTATGACTATACTTAGTCAAGGAACAGATGCCAATGAGCAAATAAAATTTGGCTTTAATACTAATAATGAGTTAGAATTTACCATTAACGGGATGAGTGTAACTAGTAATACTAGCTATACAGATAACGATTGGCATTATTTTGCCGTAGCGTATAATTACGATAATGAAACAGCCGAGTTGTATGAAGCTTCTCAAACTACAACGGCAAGTATAATTAATAGTGGTAATACTACTTTGTATCCTAAGTACACAGGTAGTGGAAAAATGCTAATAGGCAAAGATGCCACCAATAATACGGCAGCATTTAGTGGCAAAATAGATGATGTAAGAATATGGAATGAAACGAAAACGCTATCAGAATTTAGCTTAAAGAAAAGTAAATTATTAAGTAGTACGGAGTCAAACTTATTGTACAACTGGCGTTTTGATGAATCAGATGGAATTTTAATTGAAGACCATGTAAGAGCAAGAAATGGAATTATTAGTGGAGCCACATGGGCAATAGAGCCAAGCGGAAATGCTATAGAATTTGATGGTACAAATTATTTGAAAGTAGCTAAGGGAGATGTAAACATTACAGAAGAAATGGATTATACACTAAGTTTTTGGTTTAATTCTACCCAAACTACACCAGCTACCCTACTATCTACAGGAAAGGCAGATGGTATAGCCTCAGATAGTTTGTATGCCTGGAATATAGAAAAAGATGCCAATGGTATGCTACATGTATTACACAACGGTATGGATTTTCAAGCCAGCAACAGTAATTTATTTGATGGGGAATGGCATCATTTTGCTTTGGTTTTAAACAGATTGGGTAATTTAACAAGCTATATAGATGGAAATTTAGAAAACAGTGTGCAAGCTCTACCATATAATGATTTTGGTGGACCAACAATGTATGTAGGAGCTAGAGGATTCTTTACTGGCTCTGTAGAAACTGTTGATCAAAATTTTGAAGGTAAAATAGATGAAATTAGATTCTGGGATGCTTCCCGAAAATTTGAACAAATTAAACGTGATAAGCATAACAGAATGCAAGGCGATGAGTATGCCTTAAGATTGTACTTGCCTTTTGAAAACTATGCTTTAGATCCTACAGGTATTCCTTTATTATCTATTACAATTTCTGAGCAAATAGATTCAACAACGCATACGGTTCAAAATGTAGGTAGTGCCAATATAATAGCTGACGTGCCTAAATTAAAAATACCGCGTCCGGTAGAAAGTATAGCATTTACTTATAGTGTAAATAATGATGAAATTATAATAACACCAACTACTGCAAGTGGCATGATAGAAAATGTTACATTAGATATTACAGTTAAAGGAGTGAAAGATTTACATGGAAATAAAATGCAATCTCCTAAAACTTGGATAGCTTATGTAGATAAAAATCAAGTAATATGGCAAGATGATGTTTTAAGTTTTGACAAAGCTGTTGGAGAGCCATTAAGTTTTACATCAGCCGTAGTAAACCAAGGGGGAGCAGCCAAAGATTTTGATATAGAAAATATACCAAGTTGGTTGTCAGTAACACCGTTAACTGCCACAATAGCTCCTAATAGTATAATGCCGATAAACTTTACATTAGACCCGTACATGAATATAGGCGACTATACAAATGACGTACAATTGCTAACCGATTTTGGTTTCCCTGAAAATCTTACCATAAATGTAAAAGTAAGAGATGAAGAACCAAACTGGACAGTTGACCCAGCACAATATACTAACTCAATGAGTATAATAGGCTACTTAAAAATAAAAGATGTAGTAAGTAGCGATGAAGAAGATATGCTGGCAGCCTTTGTAAATGGTGAATGTAGAGGCGTAACCCACTTACAGTATGAACCATTAATGGACAGGTACTATGCCTACTTAGACATATACAGCAATTTGAATGCAGGAGAAGATATTACTTTTAAAATATGGGATGCAAGTTCAGGAACATTGTTTAGTGAAGTAAATCCAAATGTTATACCTTTCGTTTCAAATACCTTAATAGGTACTATTAATACCCCTCAGTTATTTGAAACAAATTATAGTATAGCAGTAGAAGTACCTTTAAATTCTGGTTGGAATTGGGTAGCAGACTTCCTTTTAAATAAAGACTCAATGGACTTAGATAAAACCTTAGAGAGTTTGGAAAGTGTAACAGGGGATGAAATAAAAGGACAAGAAGAATTTTCAAATTACTTAGAAGGAAATGGCTGGGTAGGTGCATTAAATAATGTAGGTATTAAGCCAGAAGAAGCTTATAAAATAAAGGTTAATCAAATTGATACTTTAGTACTTGTAGGCGATGTATTAGATCCTACAAATAGAACTATTGATTTAAAACAAGGCTGGAATTGGATAGGCTTTATATCCATTAGAAATCAAAGTGTAACAGACGCCTTAGGCAATCTAAACCCAACAGATGGCGATATTATAAAAGGTAAATCTCAATTTGCAGTATATAACCCACAACTGGGTTGGGTAGGTAGTTTGCAAGCTATGATACCAGGAAAAGGATATATGTATTATTCTAACACACCAACAAGTTTTGTGTATCCAATAGCAGGTATGTTTAAGTCTGGAGGAGTGATAGAAGAGAACTTGTATGTTAGTGATACATGGGTAGTAGAAAATGGGAAATATGCAAGCAATATGACTAATATTTTGGCATTAGATAATAATAGCTGTGAATATTTAATAGGAAATGAAAATCTTACAATAGGAGCTTTTGACCAATTAGATGAATGTAGGGGAGTTAATGAAATAAGCTTAAGCAAAGAGCAAGGCTATAGTTTCTTAACTATTGCAGGAAATCAAGAAGAAGTTTTAGGCTTACAATTGTTAGATGAAGCTACACAGCAAGTTTATCCAATACAAGAAAGTATTACTTATACAATCAACAAACACTTAGGTACATTGCAAAACCCAATAAAAATAAGTGTAAGTGAAGAAACCTGTATGAAAATGCAAGTGAATGCTGGTGAGATTAAAGAACTATTTAAAGTTTATCCAACGGTAATAGAAGGAAAAACAACGGTAGATTATATAGCACTAGAAAATGATACAAAAGCTAAGCTAACCCTTTATAATATATGGGGACAAGAGGCAGTAGTTCAGAATGTGAATTTAGAAGCAGGCTTTAACAGACTGAATATAGACTTAGGTCAGCTACATTTAGCCGGAGGGATGTATCATTTAGTATTGACTACGGGAGATTCATCAGAAACAGTAAAATTGATAAAAGAATAG
- a CDS encoding sigma-54-dependent Fis family transcriptional regulator, translating into MAKILIVDDERSIRNTLKEILEYEKYKVDEAEDGAKGLKMIQENHYDVVILDIKMPKMDGIEVLEKAMLENPETPFIMISGHGNLETAVECVKKGAYDYLQKPPDLNRLLITVRNALDKSNLIVETKVLKRKVSKTRDIIGESPAIKKIMETIERVAPTDARVLVTGDNGTGKELVARWIHEKSNRAKGPLVEVNCAAIPSELIESELFGHEKGAFTSAIKQRVGKFEQANGGTLFLDEIGDMDLSAQAKVLRALQENKITRVGGDKEIKVDVRVVAATNKDLIAEIDAKKFRMDLYHRLSVILLHVPSLNDRKNDIPLLAEKFVKETCEDYGIPIKTITPSALEKLMEFDYTGNIRELKNITERLVILSGTKITDEDVESYVSNSVSSKSPTALFDQFEKFQDFKEHIERLFIEDKLKKNSWNVSKTAEILDIQRSHLYNKIEKYDLKRV; encoded by the coding sequence ATGGCTAAAATATTGATAGTTGACGATGAAAGAAGCATCAGAAATACCTTAAAAGAAATTTTAGAGTATGAAAAATATAAAGTAGATGAAGCGGAAGATGGAGCTAAAGGCTTAAAAATGATACAAGAAAACCACTACGATGTGGTTATTTTAGACATAAAAATGCCAAAAATGGACGGCATTGAGGTTTTAGAAAAAGCCATGTTAGAAAATCCCGAAACACCTTTTATTATGATTTCGGGACACGGGAACTTAGAAACTGCCGTAGAATGCGTTAAAAAAGGTGCTTACGATTACCTGCAAAAACCACCAGATTTAAACCGACTTTTAATTACAGTACGCAATGCTTTAGATAAAAGCAACTTAATAGTAGAAACTAAAGTTTTAAAACGAAAAGTAAGTAAAACCAGAGATATTATAGGCGAATCTCCCGCTATTAAAAAAATAATGGAAACCATAGAACGTGTAGCCCCTACCGATGCCCGAGTGTTGGTAACAGGCGATAACGGAACCGGAAAAGAATTAGTGGCTCGCTGGATACACGAAAAAAGCAATAGAGCAAAAGGTCCTTTAGTAGAAGTAAACTGTGCAGCCATTCCTTCTGAATTAATAGAAAGTGAACTTTTTGGGCATGAAAAAGGAGCTTTTACATCGGCTATAAAACAAAGAGTAGGAAAATTTGAGCAAGCTAATGGAGGTACTTTATTTTTAGATGAAATAGGCGATATGGATTTATCTGCTCAAGCAAAAGTGCTACGTGCTTTGCAAGAAAATAAAATAACCCGGGTAGGTGGCGATAAAGAAATAAAGGTAGATGTGAGAGTGGTGGCGGCTACAAACAAAGATTTGATTGCTGAAATAGATGCCAAAAAATTCAGAATGGACTTGTACCACCGTTTGAGTGTTATTTTACTTCATGTTCCGTCTTTAAATGACAGAAAAAACGACATTCCATTATTGGCAGAAAAATTTGTAAAAGAAACTTGTGAAGATTATGGTATTCCCATTAAAACCATAACCCCTTCTGCATTAGAAAAACTAATGGAATTTGACTACACCGGAAATATCAGAGAGCTAAAAAACATTACTGAAAGACTGGTAATACTAAGTGGCACTAAAATAACAGACGAAGATGTAGAAAGTTATGTATCAAATTCTGTAAGTTCAAAATCGCCAACTGCTTTATTTGATCAGTTTGAAAAATTTCAAGACTTTAAAGAGCACATAGAACGCTTATTCATAGAAGATAAACTAAAGAAAAATAGCTGGAATGTATCTAAAACTGCTGAAATTTTAGATATACAGCGTAGTCATTTGTATAACAAAATAGAAAAATACGATTTGAAGAGAGTTTAA